ACAGAGCAGAAGGCTCACGGCGGTCATCAGTCTCGATGCTCTCTCTTCCCCGTCCTCCTTCAGTGTTCTGGTGAGCTCGGGAATAAATGCGGACGAAAGGGTTCCTTCGGCAAAAAGTTCCCGAAGCATATTGGGAATCCGGTACCCGATGTAGAAAAGGTCGGACATTTCCCCGGTGCCGAAGCCATACGCGATGAGCATGTCCCGGACAAATCCCGTGATGCGGGAGAGAAAAGTCGCGGCGGAAACGGAAAGCATCCGTTTTCGGATCGGGTGGGCAGCCAAGTCGGGTGAGGCGGTGGATTCCTTGACGTTTTCGGAAAGTTCCATTATATTCCAAGGGTTGAAGGTTTACTGGTCCCGGCTTAAAAAAATGCCGGAAGACTTCCCAAGAACTCGTGAAAGGAGCGGACGTTGGCGTCTCACAAGGCAACACTCAAGGATATCAAAAAGAACGAAAAAAGACGGACCAGGAACCGGCAGGCCGTCTCCATGATCCGGACGATGGCCAAGAAAGTCGAGACCCTGGTGTCCCAGGGCAAGAAGGAAGAAGCTGTCGTGGCTCTGGGCGAAGTGGTTCCTGTTATTGATCACGCAGTCAACCGCCGCATTCTTCACCGCAATTCCGCTTCCCGGAAAATTTCCCGCCTGACGCTGAAGGTCAACGGCCTGTCCTGATCTTTTCGGTGTGCCTTTCCCACTTCCCGGGGGAAAGAAAGGACATGCCCGCCAGAAATCGGAGCATGATCAGGGAGGGGTCTCCTCCAGACTTCAAGGAGAGGTCGGTTTCCCGGAGAAGAGCATACCCTTCCCGAAGGGTTTTTCTCGTCATGGACCGGGCTGTTTTCCGTATTTTTTCTGCGACAGGAGGGGGAATCCGGTTCTTCGTCGCGAATTTTTCAACGTCGGACGGGGAGCGGATCTCCTCCCGGGCGATGGCATAAAGTCTCCACTGACGGTGCCAGAGAGAAAGAAAAGACAACGGAGACTGTCCGTTGTCGATGAATCTCTCCCATTGCCCGTAAAGTCGGCGGTCGTTTGCCTCCCAGGCATCAAAAAGGCGAAAGACAGACTCCAGCGGATCTTCAAGTCCGTGCTGCTTCAAATCCTCCCGAGTGACTGTCCGGATTTTTCCGCTTTCCGGTGCGGAAAGGCGGTCGAGAAAAGAAGAAATCTGTCCCATCTGTTCGGGGAATGCCCGAAGCAGTGTTTCCGCGACGCCATTTTCCAGACGGGTGCCTTTTTTTTCCGCTAAAATATGCACCCACGAAAGCGCTTCCGCTTGTCTCTGCCGGAGAGTTCCGGAGGGTTCCGTCCGGAAAACCGGAAAGATGTCTGCCAGCAAGGACGCTTTTTTCTCTCCCATTTCCAAAACGACCGTCGTGTTGCCTTTCCGTGCTGCAGAGAGAAGGGCCTGCCCGATTCCCTTTTCCAGGAGTCCGTCGACTTTTTCCGCTTGTGTGACCCAGAACAGCCTTCGGGGGCCAAAAAGGGGTTTTTCTTTTGCGAGCGCGAGGAGGTCCGCTGCGGTCAGATCTCCCCCTGCACGGTGTTCCGTATTGACGGAGAGATCGTCCCGGGACAGGAAAAGGAATCGCTGAATCCTCTCAAACGTCCAGGACAAAATCAGCGGATCGCCGGGGATCACGACAATGACCGGCAAGAGGGACTGGTCTTTCCGGAACAAAACGAGAGCCGATTCGATCAAGGCAGGGCTCCAGGCATCGGGGAAGGCTGAGGTTGGCCAGGAAGGGCTCCGGGAGCGGAGGGAACCATTCCCGGAGCAGGAGTTTGCCCCCCGATCGTCGCATTTTGAATCGGAATATAGGACATGGATGCGATCCCATGCGCCATCTGCTGGATCAGGCGAACCGTGGCATTATGTGAGGCCGTATTGAGAGCGTATTGTTGTGTCTGCTGAAGAAGAGCCAGATTTTCGCTCATATACATCGGTGCTGTTCCCATCACGGAACCCCCAGTCCACAGGACTTGTCCGTTGAACGCGACAAGTTTGGCGGCGAGAATGACTTCCACCTGGTATTCTTCGATGCCGACGACGCTGGAAAGAGCGAAGGGAATTTCATTGACGCCGACCACACTGCCGGTGAGAACGACGTCGGCCCGTTTGGGGTCGTTGACGAGAACGACCCCGGAGGTTTTCTGGAGGGTATCTTTCAGGACCTGGGTCACCTCGGTTTCGACCAGGGGGAAGGTCGTGTTGTTGTGAAAGGTCCGGACGGCCAGCGTGACGGTCCGGGGAAGCCCGAGCTTGACGGTCTCCGGGGTTTGCGTCACCCCGGACAGCGTCATGACATGATAGCCGCACCCCGCGAGAAGGAGCATCCCCAGAAGAAGCGGGAGACCAGAGAAAAAGGGTAGTCTTCCAACGTA
The sequence above is drawn from the Leptospirillum ferriphilum ML-04 genome and encodes:
- the holA gene encoding DNA polymerase III subunit delta translates to MIESALVLFRKDQSLLPVIVVIPGDPLILSWTFERIQRFLFLSRDDLSVNTEHRAGGDLTAADLLALAKEKPLFGPRRLFWVTQAEKVDGLLEKGIGQALLSAARKGNTTVVLEMGEKKASLLADIFPVFRTEPSGTLRQRQAEALSWVHILAEKKGTRLENGVAETLLRAFPEQMGQISSFLDRLSAPESGKIRTVTREDLKQHGLEDPLESVFRLFDAWEANDRRLYGQWERFIDNGQSPLSFLSLWHRQWRLYAIAREEIRSPSDVEKFATKNRIPPPVAEKIRKTARSMTRKTLREGYALLRETDLSLKSGGDPSLIMLRFLAGMSFLSPGKWERHTEKIRTGR
- the rpsT gene encoding 30S ribosomal protein S20 produces the protein MASHKATLKDIKKNEKRRTRNRQAVSMIRTMAKKVETLVSQGKKEEAVVALGEVVPVIDHAVNRRILHRNSASRKISRLTLKVNGLS
- the lptE gene encoding LPS assembly lipoprotein LptE yields the protein MNRLSERQKTRYVGRLPFFSGLPLLLGMLLLAGCGYHVMTLSGVTQTPETVKLGLPRTVTLAVRTFHNNTTFPLVETEVTQVLKDTLQKTSGVVLVNDPKRADVVLTGSVVGVNEIPFALSSVVGIEEYQVEVILAAKLVAFNGQVLWTGGSVMGTAPMYMSENLALLQQTQQYALNTASHNATVRLIQQMAHGIASMSYIPIQNATIGGQTPAPGMVPSAPGALPGQPQPSPMPGALP